One genomic region from Leptospira tipperaryensis encodes:
- a CDS encoding LIC_10230 family protein, with protein sequence MKTPLAKLLPFIILLFCLINISFEPVFYDPRDMDSMEALLEGSGRELAPQWGIERGLISKIILTSKVMEELNEKAIPADAQLDATVDRLNRILLGHKIMLFIYGFLIFLSVTSFLSLYYRAWFYTFLNRSLYLISILPVLMSLQHPIRSVSQTPIIGTISSLSLFTLTGFLVYMCFAIPKVYGKKIADRFGVLETAQNGEEGEFQSNSNSKISWIPILFHFVIIMVAGIILGNLVYIPIFLLQKHYSFEFGILLLVLIFFLMLFYIRNYFRMGKSDELTSAGNITLSISYLQFRIIRNTIFISFSILGIILFVVLLFTVLSMNTWILDFTSGKAV encoded by the coding sequence ATGAAAACACCACTCGCAAAATTACTTCCTTTTATCATTTTATTATTCTGTCTGATTAATATTTCCTTCGAACCCGTCTTTTACGATCCGAGAGATATGGATTCCATGGAAGCGCTCTTGGAAGGCTCCGGAAGAGAACTCGCTCCTCAGTGGGGAATCGAAAGAGGATTGATATCCAAGATTATTCTGACTTCCAAAGTCATGGAAGAATTGAACGAAAAGGCGATTCCCGCCGACGCACAGTTAGACGCCACCGTAGATCGATTGAATAGAATTCTTCTCGGTCATAAGATCATGCTCTTTATTTACGGATTTCTAATATTCCTTTCCGTAACTTCCTTTTTGAGTCTTTACTATCGGGCCTGGTTTTATACTTTTTTAAACCGAAGCCTTTATTTGATTTCGATTCTTCCGGTATTGATGTCTCTTCAACACCCGATAAGAAGCGTTTCTCAGACTCCGATCATAGGAACCATTTCTTCCCTAAGCTTGTTCACTTTAACCGGATTCCTCGTTTACATGTGTTTTGCGATTCCCAAAGTTTACGGGAAAAAAATCGCCGATCGTTTTGGCGTTTTGGAAACGGCTCAGAATGGAGAAGAAGGAGAATTTCAATCGAATTCAAATTCTAAAATTTCTTGGATTCCGATTCTATTCCATTTCGTTATTATCATGGTGGCGGGAATCATCCTGGGAAATCTCGTCTACATTCCGATTTTTCTTCTTCAAAAACACTATTCTTTCGAATTCGGAATCTTATTACTCGTACTTATCTTTTTCCTTATGCTGTTTTATATTCGTAACTATTTTAGAATGGGAAAGAGCGACGAACTGACCTCTGCGGGAAACATTACGCTTTCTATCAGTTATCTTCAGTTTAGAATCATCCGCAATACGATCTTTATCAGCTTTTCGATTTTAGGAATCATTCTGTTTGTCGTGCTTCTTTTTACGGTCCTTTCCATGAACACTTGGATT